The DNA window TCTCTAAAACCTGCAACAGCTCATCTTGGCAATAAACCGTCACATCGGCATCCAGACCCGCACCAATCTCTCCCTCGGTACGCAGCTTTTCCAGCTCCCGACTGACGCATTGGCGTACTTCCAAGACACGCTGCCAGTCAGCGGCACTGAGCACGGCATCGGCATCCAGAGCGAATAAATCTGAGTACCAGGTTTGCAGGAAAATGGAGGCGGACGACTTGCCGGGGATAGCTTGCCAGATTTCCTCGGCGGTGAAGCTGAGGATCGGCGCCAACCAGCGGGTCATGGCTTGGATAATGTGGTACATCGCCGTTTGCGCTGAACGCCGAGCACGACTATCGGCTTGGGTCGTGTACTGACGGTCCTTGATCACGTCTAGATAAAAACTCCCCAGCTCGATCGAGCAGAAGTGGTGCACCCGTTGGTAAATCTGATGAAACTGATACTGCTCATAAGCAGCCACAACTTGGTTTTGCACTTTAAGAGCTTGGTCCACGGCCCAGCGATCCAAAGGCAGCATGGCATCGGCGCTAAGCAAATCCTTTTCAGGATCAAAACCATTCAAATTGGCGAGCAAGAAGCGCGCCGTATTGCGCATGCGCCGATAAGCATCAGCGGTGCGTTTTAAGATTTCATCGGATACGGCCATTTCACCGCTAAAATCCGTGGCCGCCACCCATAGGCGCAGAATATCGGCGCCCAAGGTATCCATGATTTTTTGTGGGGCCACCACATTGCCGCGGGATTTGGACATTTTTTGGCCCAAAGCATCGACCGTGAAGCCATGGGTCAACACAGCGCGGTAGGGTGCTTCACCGCGCATTGCTACAGCGGTCAAAAGTGACGACTGGAACCAACCGCGATGCTGATCCGAGCCTTCTAAATACAGATCGGCTGGCAAGTGACCCAGCTCGGGCCTAGCTTCGGTAACCGTGGCATGGGTGACGCCAGAATCAAACCAAACATCCAGCGTATCGGTGATTTTTTCGTATTGATCGGCTTGATCACCAAGTACTTCTTGCGGCTCTAGCGTAAACCAAGCCTCGATCCCTTGCTGAGCCACGCGCTCAGCCACGGCTTCAATTAGCGCCGGCGTATCGGGATGCAGGACACCGGTATCTTTGTGCACGAACAACGGAATCGGTACACCCCAGTTGCGTTGGCGGGAAATACACCAATCGGGGCGATTTTCTACCATGCCTTGAATACGTGCTTCGCCCCACTCGGGGATCCAGCGCACGTGTTCGATGGCACCGAGCGCTGCTTTGCGCAACTGATGACGCTCCATGCTAATAAACCACTGTGCGGTGGCACGAAACAAAATAGGGGTCTTGTGGCGCCAGCAGTGCGGGTAACTGTGGGTGAGTTTTTCACTGTGCACCAGACTGCCGTTATCCCGCATCAGGTCAATGATGAGGGTATTGGCCTGCTCGGTACTCTTGCCCTCCAGTAAGGGCGTTCCGGTAACAAAGTAACCGCGGGCATCCACCGGGTTGTCAATCGGTAGCTGATAACGAGTACCAACGACATAGTCTTCCTGACCATGCCCAGGGGCGGTGTGTACTGCACCTGTGCCGGCCTCTAGGGTGACATGCTCGCCGAGAATTAGCGGCACTTCCCGTTCGTAAAAGGGATGTTTGAGGATCAGGCCCTCTAAAGCAGCGCCCGGCGCAAAGCCAATGACTTGGAAGCCCGTAATGCCATAGCGCTGCATCAGGCCCTCAACCAGCTGCCGAGCCAGCAGCAAGGCTTCACCATTGATTTTCACTAGGGCGTATTCCAGCTCCGGGTGAATGGCCACGGCTTGGTTGGCGGGCAAAGTCCATGGTGTGGTGGTCCAGATCACCACACTGGCTGACTCCAAATTCGGTTCACCCGCTAAATTCAGTCGGCGCAGCAAGTCTTCGCTATCGACGCAGGTAAAGCGTACATCGACGGTGAGTGAGGTTTTATCGTGATACTCCACTTCCGCCTCAGCCAGAGCTGAGCCGCAGTCCAAGCACCAATGCACGGGCTTATGGCCTTTCTCCAGATGGCCTTGCTCAATGATGCGCCCTAGACTACGAATAATGTCGGCTTCTACCGCGTAATCCATGGTGAGATAGGGATTGTCCCAATCTCCCAGCACGCCAAGGCGCTTGAAATCCTGACGTTGGCGGTTGACTTGCTCTAGGGCGTACTCACGACAAGCGTGGCGAAAGGCTTTAGCATCAATGCCCTTACCAGCCTTGCCCAAAGCTTTTTCCACCTGCAGTTCGATGGGCAATCCATGGCAGTCCCAACCGGGCACATAGGGCGCGTCAAAGCCAGCCAAAGTGCGGCTTTTGACGATGATGTCCTTGAGGATTTTGTTTACCGCATGACCGATGTGAATATCCCCATTGGCATAGGGCGGCCCATCCGCCAGGACGAACTTAGGGCGACCCGCACTGGCTTGGCGAATGGCCTGATAGAGCCCATCTTTTTCCCACTGCGCCAACCGGTCAGGCTCGCGCCGAGCCAGGTCGCCACGCATGGGGAAATCAGTCTGCGGCAGGTTTAATGTGTGTTTGTAATCGGTCATTGCCACTGGCTTCCCGTTGGCCGTTGAAAGAACGCATGAGCCAAAGCGATATCTTCGCCGATACGCGCGCGCAGCGCATCTAACGACTCAAAACGAACCTCGTCGCGAATGTGGTGCAGCAGGTCCACTTGTATGTGCTGTCCGTATAAATCACCCGTAAAATCAAACAGGTGGACTTCTAAACGCAGCTCAGTGCCATTCACAGTCGGCCGTCTGCCGACGTTAGCCACCCCTTGGATGGGGGCGCCCTGTGGGCCAAAAACCTCGGCGGCAAAGACGCCGCGCACTGCCATAGCGTGTTTGCCCAAGCGCAAATTGGCGGTGGGGAAGCCCAATTGTCGGCCGCGTTTATCGCCATGGGCAACGCGGCCATTCATGCGATAGGGTCGGCCCAAGAGGCGCTCGGCATCACGCATATTGCCGGCGGCTAGAGCGGCGCGCACCCGGGTGCTACTGACCCGCTCACCATCGATTTGGAAACTGTGCATGTGCACTACCTCAAAGCCCAGTCTCTCTCCCGCTTCTGCCAGTGTCGTAAAATCACCGGAGCGATTCTTGCCGAAGCGAAAATCATCACCCACCACCAGATAGCGAACATTCAGGCGGTCGACTAAAAGACGCTGGATAAAATCATCGGCGCTCAAGTTGGCCAGTGGCGCATCAAAGCGCAGACACAGCAGGCGGTCCACAGAAAATCGGCTCAGCGCCAGATATTTATCGCGGAAACGCTGCAAGCGCGCGGGTGCCTTCTCACCCATGAAATACTCCCTAGGTAAGGGCTCAAAACTGATGACAGTGGTGGGCAGGTTGAGCAGAGCCGCTTTTTCCGCCAGCTGACCCAGAACGGCTTGATGTCCCAAGTGCACGCCATCAAAGTTGCCAATAGTGGCAACAGTCCCGCGATGGCGGTCCTTCAGGTTGTGCGCGCCGCGAATAAGTTCCATGAACCTGCAATGCAAAAGGCAAGATTATACGGGTCTGGTGTTCCGCATGACCACCTTCAAAGCGGATTATTACTCGCCGCTGAGCAGGAATTGTCGGGGCCGTAAGCCCAGGGCGAGCAGAGCCAGGATGTAGGTGAGCGCGCCTGCAGCAATTAGCAGTAGCAATTGGGTGAGGCGTTGCGGCGCCAACCACTGACTCCACAAAGTCACATCCGGCAGCATCCACAGCAGCAAACCGACCAGTAGCGCATTGGCTGTCAGGATACGCAGCAGAAAAGAACGCCAGCCCGGATTTAAGGTGAGGATGCCACTGCGGCGCAGTCCCAGGAACAACAGTAAAGCATTCAGATAGGCCGACAGTGTTGTCGCCAGAGCCAGACCCGCATGCGGCCCTGCCCAGCCCAACATTACCCACGGCACGACAATGGCGATATTAAGAATAATGTTGGCCAGCATGGCAATCACCGCTACCTTGACCGGGGTTTTTGTGTCCTGTCGAGAGAAATAGCCGGGGGCGAGAATTTTGATCAACATGAAACCAGGCAGGCCGGCTGCATAGGCCATCAAAGACAAAGCCGCCATATGTGTGTCGCTGGCCAAAAACTCTCGATATTGAATCAAGCTGGCGAGAATCGGCGTGGCCAAAAGAATCAAGCCAAGTGCTGAGGGGATGGCAATGAGTACAGCCAAGCGCAGCGCCCAATCCAAAGTTTGGCTAAAGCCCTGGCGATTGGATTGCGCATGTTCTTTGGAGAGGCGGGGCAGGATGACCGTGGCAATGGCGATGCCAAACAGCGCCAGAGGCAATTCGACAAAGCGATCCGAGAAATACAACCAGGTGATGGAGCCTGCCATGAGGAACGATGCGATCAAGGTGTCAATCAATAAATTGATTTGCACCACCGAGGTCCCAAAGATGGCGGGCAGCATCAATCGAAAGATGCGCTTCACGCCCTCATGCGCACGTCGCCAACGCGGCCGCGGCAACAGGCCATGGCGCATCAAAAAAGGGATTTGAAAAGCCAACTGAATGGCACCTGCTGCGAATACTCCCCAAGCCAGTGCCACCACCGGTTCAGAGAAGTAGGGCGCGCCATACAAAGCCGCGACAATGAGCGAGAGATTGAGAAATACTGGGGTGAAAGCGGGGACGGCAAAACGCCCAAGGCTATTTAAAATTCCCCCAGCCATCGCCGTTAGTGAAATGAATAACAAGTAAGGAAAGGTGATGCGCAGCATCTCCGCGGCCAGCACATGCCGCCCGTCGTCGCCCTGAAAGCCAGGGGCGAAAATGCTGATTAATACCGGGGCGGCGATAATCCCTACGGCCGTCACCAAAAACAGGACCAGCGTCAGCGCGCCGCTGACATGATCGACCAAGTCTTTGAGCGCAGCCGCCCCCCGCTTTTCTCGATACTCAGCAAAAACCGGCACAAAGGCCTGCGAAAAGGCGCCCTCAGCAAACAGGCGACGCAGAAAGTTGGGGATGCGAAAGGCGACGAAAAAGGCATCGGTGGCGCCGCTCGCACCAAAGGTGATTGCCAACACCATATCGCGTAGATAGCCAAATAGGCGCGATATCAGCGTCATGCTGCTGACAATGGCGGTAGATTTAAAGATTCGGCTCATGGGCGGCTAAACAGGCGGACATGAAAAAGCCCGGCGTACCGGGCTTTTATATCACGAGAAAGTGCCTGACGCTCAAAGCGCGCGGACGCGACTATTGAGTCGGCTTTTGTGGCGCGCGGCCTTATTCCGATGAATAATGCCTTTGGTGACGGTTTGATCAATCACTGGCACGGCAGCTTGATAGGCTGCGGTGGCGGTTTCTTTATCGCCAGCGCGAACGGCTTTGAGCACTTTCTTCACCGCGGTGCGGAAATGTGAACGAGCCGCCATGTTACGCTGCCGGTTATTCTCCGCCTGACGGGCGCGCTTACGGGCTGAGGCGATATTGGCCAAAGGACTCTCCTGATGAATACAATTCGATAAAAGCGCGAAAGTGTGCCCCGACGGGCGCTTAATGTCAATAATAAGATGTGGTTTTTAAAAGGAGGAGTGATGATGAAAAGACGAAGCGTGAAGAGCTTTTTCCTGATTTTTTTGTTGTTGTCTTTGGTTTGGGCTCCCGCTCCTTTGATTGCCGGGGATCAGACTGCTAGGGTCGTCTGGCATGTGGATTTTTCGGACCCTCGACGCTTCAGCGCCATGCTAACCAGCATCAACAATATGGCGGTATTGTATGAGAGCGAGTTGATGGAGCATGACATTCGCATTGTTGCTTTGTCACATGGCATTCGTTTTCTCACTGATGACCCACTCACGGGTACGCCCTTCGTTGAAGACGAGGTATTAGCAGCAGAACGTGACAATCTTCGAGGCCGATTGATGACTTTAATGAGTATGCATGATGTCAAAGTCGAGCTATGCGACATCACGCGCACGGCGGTAGGGCTCGACGCGGGCATTTTCTACGATGGCATCGAGATCGTCCCCTCAGGGGTGGTGCGTATTGCCGACCTGCAAAGTAACCACGGATTTGCTTACTTAAAAGCAGAGTAGCCAGGGCTTATAACAACACTAAGTTGTCTCTGTGGATGAGTTCCAACTCATCCACATAGCCCAGTATGGCGGCAATTTTCTCGGCGCGATGGCCTTTGATGCGGCGCGCTTCATCGGCCCCATAATTCACCAACCCGCGAGCAATGGCCACCCCATCGGGCGCGACGCAGGTGACCACATCGCCTCGTGAGAATTTACCCTTTACTTCGGTCACGCCTACCGCTAAGAGGCTGCGCCCAGCGCTGCGGATGACATCAGCAGCGCCCGCATCAAGAATCAGCTGACCGCGCGAGACCAATTGTCCAGCGATCCACTGTTTGCGTGCCGCAACCGGCTCCCGATCAGGGCGCAGCAATGTGCCTAGGTTCTCTCCAGCTGCCAAGCGTTCCAAAATTCGCGGCTGACGTCCTGAAGCAATGATGGTATGCGTGCCCGAGCGGGCCGCCCGCGCCGCTGCCGAAAGTTTGGTGGCCATGCCGCCACTGCCTAATGCGCCAAAGCGTGGCGCTACCAGTTTTTGCAGAGCAACGTCAGATGCCCAGCCTTCACTCACCAGATTGGCCTCAGTCTGCGCACGCGGATCGGCATCAAATAGACCCTCTTGATCAGTGAGAATCACCAGCATTGAGGCTTCAACCAGATTACATACTAGGGCTGCCAGCGTGTCATTATCACCGAAGCGAATTTCTTCTGTGGCCACCGTATCGTTTTCATTGACCACGGGGATGGCGCGCATCTCCATTAAGGTTCTCAGGGTGCTACGGGCGTTGAGATATCTGCGTCGATTGGCCAGATCATCATGGGTGAGTAAGACTTGCGCGGCATGTAAGCCATGGCGCTGAAAAATGCTCTCATAGGCCTGAATCAAACCCATCTGACCGACTGCAGCAGCTGCTTGCAGTGCGTAGAGTGCTTTTGGGCGCTGTTTTAGGCCGAGGCGAGACATGCCCTCGGCCACTGCGCCAGAGGAAACCAAGATAATCTCACGGCCCTCGCGACTCAGGCGCGCGACCTGCTCCGCCCAGTCGGTTAAAGCCGCTTGGTCCAGACCTCTGCCTTCATCAG is part of the Ectothiorhodosinus mongolicus genome and encodes:
- a CDS encoding DsrE family protein, whose product is MMKRRSVKSFFLIFLLLSLVWAPAPLIAGDQTARVVWHVDFSDPRRFSAMLTSINNMAVLYESELMEHDIRIVALSHGIRFLTDDPLTGTPFVEDEVLAAERDNLRGRLMTLMSMHDVKVELCDITRTAVGLDAGIFYDGIEIVPSGVVRIADLQSNHGFAYLKAE
- the proB gene encoding glutamate 5-kinase codes for the protein MMTREQLGQSQRWVVKIGSALITDEGRGLDQAALTDWAEQVARLSREGREIILVSSGAVAEGMSRLGLKQRPKALYALQAAAAVGQMGLIQAYESIFQRHGLHAAQVLLTHDDLANRRRYLNARSTLRTLMEMRAIPVVNENDTVATEEIRFGDNDTLAALVCNLVEASMLVILTDQEGLFDADPRAQTEANLVSEGWASDVALQKLVAPRFGALGSGGMATKLSAAARAARSGTHTIIASGRQPRILERLAAGENLGTLLRPDREPVAARKQWIAGQLVSRGQLILDAGAADVIRSAGRSLLAVGVTEVKGKFSRGDVVTCVAPDGVAIARGLVNYGADEARRIKGHRAEKIAAILGYVDELELIHRDNLVLL
- the rpsT gene encoding 30S ribosomal protein S20 yields the protein MANIASARKRARQAENNRQRNMAARSHFRTAVKKVLKAVRAGDKETATAAYQAAVPVIDQTVTKGIIHRNKAARHKSRLNSRVRAL
- the ribF gene encoding bifunctional riboflavin kinase/FAD synthetase; translation: MELIRGAHNLKDRHRGTVATIGNFDGVHLGHQAVLGQLAEKAALLNLPTTVISFEPLPREYFMGEKAPARLQRFRDKYLALSRFSVDRLLCLRFDAPLANLSADDFIQRLLVDRLNVRYLVVGDDFRFGKNRSGDFTTLAEAGERLGFEVVHMHSFQIDGERVSSTRVRAALAAGNMRDAERLLGRPYRMNGRVAHGDKRGRQLGFPTANLRLGKHAMAVRGVFAAEVFGPQGAPIQGVANVGRRPTVNGTELRLEVHLFDFTGDLYGQHIQVDLLHHIRDEVRFESLDALRARIGEDIALAHAFFQRPTGSQWQ
- the ileS gene encoding isoleucine--tRNA ligase codes for the protein MTDYKHTLNLPQTDFPMRGDLARREPDRLAQWEKDGLYQAIRQASAGRPKFVLADGPPYANGDIHIGHAVNKILKDIIVKSRTLAGFDAPYVPGWDCHGLPIELQVEKALGKAGKGIDAKAFRHACREYALEQVNRQRQDFKRLGVLGDWDNPYLTMDYAVEADIIRSLGRIIEQGHLEKGHKPVHWCLDCGSALAEAEVEYHDKTSLTVDVRFTCVDSEDLLRRLNLAGEPNLESASVVIWTTTPWTLPANQAVAIHPELEYALVKINGEALLLARQLVEGLMQRYGITGFQVIGFAPGAALEGLILKHPFYEREVPLILGEHVTLEAGTGAVHTAPGHGQEDYVVGTRYQLPIDNPVDARGYFVTGTPLLEGKSTEQANTLIIDLMRDNGSLVHSEKLTHSYPHCWRHKTPILFRATAQWFISMERHQLRKAALGAIEHVRWIPEWGEARIQGMVENRPDWCISRQRNWGVPIPLFVHKDTGVLHPDTPALIEAVAERVAQQGIEAWFTLEPQEVLGDQADQYEKITDTLDVWFDSGVTHATVTEARPELGHLPADLYLEGSDQHRGWFQSSLLTAVAMRGEAPYRAVLTHGFTVDALGQKMSKSRGNVVAPQKIMDTLGADILRLWVAATDFSGEMAVSDEILKRTADAYRRMRNTARFLLANLNGFDPEKDLLSADAMLPLDRWAVDQALKVQNQVVAAYEQYQFHQIYQRVHHFCSIELGSFYLDVIKDRQYTTQADSRARRSAQTAMYHIIQAMTRWLAPILSFTAEEIWQAIPGKSSASIFLQTWYSDLFALDADAVLSAADWQRVLEVRQCVSRELEKLRTEGEIGAGLDADVTVYCQDELLQVLETLGDELRFVLITSEAHVKHRQHAPNEASVTALPDGTALAIEARRSPHEKCVRCWHRREDVGSHSEHPELCGRCVENVSGTGEQRHLA
- the murJ gene encoding murein biosynthesis integral membrane protein MurJ — translated: MSRIFKSTAIVSSMTLISRLFGYLRDMVLAITFGASGATDAFFVAFRIPNFLRRLFAEGAFSQAFVPVFAEYREKRGAAALKDLVDHVSGALTLVLFLVTAVGIIAAPVLISIFAPGFQGDDGRHVLAAEMLRITFPYLLFISLTAMAGGILNSLGRFAVPAFTPVFLNLSLIVAALYGAPYFSEPVVALAWGVFAAGAIQLAFQIPFLMRHGLLPRPRWRRAHEGVKRIFRLMLPAIFGTSVVQINLLIDTLIASFLMAGSITWLYFSDRFVELPLALFGIAIATVILPRLSKEHAQSNRQGFSQTLDWALRLAVLIAIPSALGLILLATPILASLIQYREFLASDTHMAALSLMAYAAGLPGFMLIKILAPGYFSRQDTKTPVKVAVIAMLANIILNIAIVVPWVMLGWAGPHAGLALATTLSAYLNALLLFLGLRRSGILTLNPGWRSFLLRILTANALLVGLLLWMLPDVTLWSQWLAPQRLTQLLLLIAAGALTYILALLALGLRPRQFLLSGE